In Xiphophorus maculatus strain JP 163 A chromosome 2, X_maculatus-5.0-male, whole genome shotgun sequence, one genomic interval encodes:
- the LOC111610772 gene encoding uncharacterized protein LOC111610772, which yields MALTLLLSMLSALMVAPVDQRNITAKPGENVTLPCGAAENQQVLVVNWSRTDLGSDYVLLYRDEQFDPEQQSASFTNRVNLKAVDRGDPSLILSNVTTSDAGTYECRVAYEDGNEKRRTLTLISTINLKGEPRNKDGGQNEEAKADGGNKIWQIVGWVVVVAAAAAGVAAVVVAVCKRHRRQRSLRPDANPPAEELEHITSEL from the exons ATGGCTCTAACACTTCTTCTATCGATGCTTTCTGCCCTCATGGTTGCTCCTGTTG ATCAGAGAAACATAACTGCCAAACCTGGAGAAAACGTCACTCTGCCGTGTGGCGCTGCTGAGAACCAACAAGTTCTGGTTGTAAACTGGAGCAGAACTGACCTGGGGTCAGACTATGTTCTTCTGTACAGGGATGAGCAGTTTGATCCAGAACAACAGTCTGCATCCTTTACGAACAGAGTTAACCTGAAGGCTGTGGATCGTGGAGACCCGTCCTTGATTCTGAGCAACGTGACGACCAGCGATGCAGGAACGTACGAGTGCCGGGTTGCTTATGAAGATGGCAATGAGAAGAGAAGAACTCTAACTCTAATCAGCACCATTAACCTGAAAGGGGAACCAA GGAACAAGGATGGAGGACAGAATGAAGAAGCAAAGGCGGATGGAGGGAACAAGATCTGGCAAATAGTTGGttgggttgttgttgttgctgctgctgctgctggtgttgctgctgttgttgttgctgtttgtaaGCGCCATAGAAGGCAGAGATCTTTACGTCCGGATGCTAACCCACCTGCAGAAGAACTTGAGCATATTACATCTGAACTATGA